Below is a window of Arthrobacter sp. SLBN-112 DNA.
TCCCGCCGCTGGTGATGACGACGGCGGGGTGCTGGGTCAGGAGTGCCCTGATGGCGGCACCGACGGGCTCGCCGTCCGGGACCACCATGGCCGGGAACACGTCGAAGCCGTGCTCGGTGAGCCAGTCGGTGATCACCGGGCCTGCCTCGTCGTCGTAGATCCCGGCGGCGGCGCGGGTGGAGGCGATCACCACCCCGGCCTTCCGTCCCTGCACGTCGCCGTGCCGGTGTGGCTCGGGTGCTCCGAGCGTGTTGGCGGTGGTCACAGCGCCCAGTCTCCGCTCTTGCCGCCGCTTTTGGCCAGCACCTTGATGTCCGTCAGGACAGCGTGCTTGTCCACGGCCTTGATCATGTCGTACACGCTCAGGGCAGCAACGGATGCGGCCGTCAGTGCTTCCATTTCCACTCCGGTGACGCCCCGGGTCTTCACGGTGGAACTGATGGTGACAGCATCAGGTCCAAGGTCAAAATCAACCGTGACCTTGGACAGGGGCAACGGATGGCAGAGCGGGATGAGGTCGGGGGTCTTCTTGGCGGCCATGATGCCGGCCACGCGGGCAACGGCCAGGGCGTCTCCCTTGGGGAGTCCGCCGGTGCCCAGGAGTTCCATCACCCCGGTGGTGGTCCGGACCGTGGCGGTGGCCGTGGCTTCCCGGGTGGTCTCGGCTTTGGCGGAGACGTCCACCATCTGGGCGCTGCCGTCCTGGCGCAGGTGCGTCAGTGCGGGGGTCTGTTCTGCGTTCACAGCATCCATACTTCCACCTCGTCGCCGGCGGCGAGCTCCGTTACGCCGGCCGGAACGTGGACCAGGACGTTCGAGCCCGCGAGCGCATGCATCAGGTGGGAGCTCTCGCCGCCCTCCAGCCGGACGGTGCCCCCCGGTTGCAGGCTGCCGCGCCGGACCTGGTGCTTGGGCCCGGGGGACGTGAGCGCGTGGGCCAGGCGTGCCCGCAGCGGCAGCCTGGCCGCCGGTGCGCCCAGGAGTCCGGACAGGGCCGGGCGGAGGAACATCTCGAAGGACACCAGGCAGCTGACCGGATTGCCGGGGAACCCAAGGAAGGGGACGTCGTCGAACGTTCCCAGGCCCTGGGGGCCGCCGGGCTGCATGGCCACGTGCAGGAAATCGACGGGCTGTCCGGCCATGGCCTGCCGCACCACTTCGTAAGCGCCTTTGCTGACCCCGCCGGTGGTGACGATGAGGTCGGCACCCGGACCCTGGGCGCGCAGCAGCGTCCGCAGTTCATCCGGATTGTCGGTGGAAATACCGGCCCGCCGGACGGTGAGGCCTGCCTGCTTCATGGCGGCTTCGAGGAGGGTCCCGTTGGAATCGTAGATCTTGCCGGGCGGGAGCGGCCGGCCGGGTTCCACCACTTCGTCCCCGGTGGTGACCAGCAGGACAGTGGGGGCCTGGTAAACCGGCACCTCCGCCATGCCCAGCGCGGCGAGCAGCCCCAGTTGCGCCGGTCCCAGGCAGGTCCCGGCGGCCAAGGCCCGCTCCCCTGCGGCGATGTCGCTGCCGGCGTACCGCACGTACGTTCCGGGCCCGGTGGCGGGCAGGGTCACGGTGCCGCCCTGGCCGGGTTCCAGGAAGTGGTCCGGCACGGCCCGTTCGATGGGGACGACGGCGTCAGCCCCCGCCGGGATCACCGCACCTGTCATGATGGGCGCCGCGGTACCCGGCTCGAGCGCCGGCGGGGTGGATCCGGCGGGTACCGGGGTCACGACTCCCAGGTCGGCGCCGTCGCCCGGAATGTCACTGGAACGGACGGCGTAACCGTCCATTTGGGAATTGGCGAACGGAGGAAGGCTGACCGGTGCGGCCACGTCCGCCGCCAGCCCCCGGCCCAGTGCTTGGCCGAGTGGCAGCATTTCGGTGCGTCCTGCCGTGCGGAGCCCCTGGAGGAGTGCTGCGACGGCGGCGGCATGGTCAGCGACGGAGCGTGCGGGTTCCCGTCCGTGCCGGGCGTGGATGTCCGGAGGGTGGCCGTGCGGGGGGTGGCTGGTCATGGGTACGCCTTCGGTCGCGGACTTCAGGATTTCACGTCCACTCTAACCGTGTGGAATCCGGTGGCCCCGTCCGGCGCCGGTGGCCGCTCGGTTTCCTCCTGGGGTCGGCCCGTGAGGTCGGTGGCGCGGACCTGGACCTCATACTGCCCGGGGGTGAGGTCCGCGGCCAGTTTCCACTGGTACCAGGTGTCCGCGGACAGGCCCGTTGCGAGGTCGGCTTCCCGCCAGGGTCCCCGGTTGAACCTCAGTTCCACCTTTTGGATTCCGGTGTGCTGGGCCCAGGCGACGCCCGCGAAGACCACGGACCCTGCGCTGACCGGGTGTCCGCTGCGGGGCACATCGATGCGGGAGGACGTCTTGATGGGCCCGCGCGCGGACCAGCCCCGCGGGGTCCAGTACCCGGCGTCCTGCGCAAATGTGGTGACCTTCAGTTCGGTGACCCATTTGGTGGCGGACACGTAGCCGTAGAGGCCCGGGACGATCATCCGGACGGGAAAGCCATGCTCCAGCGGCAGCGGCTCTCCGTTCATGCCGACAGCCAGCAGCGCGTCCCTGGTGTCGGTGAGGACCTCCAGGGGTGTCCCGGCCGTCCAACCGTCGGAGCTCCTGGAGAGCACCATGTCCGCTCCGGGGTGGGGCCCGGCCTGTGCGAGCAATTCGCGGACCGGCCAGCCCAGCCAGCGGGCGTTCCCGATCAGGTCGCCGCCCACGCCGTTGGAGACGCAGGCGATGGTGATGTGGCGTTCGGTCAGCGGTTTTGCCAGGAGGTCCGCGTAGGAGAGCTGGACCTCCCGGTCAACCATGCCGGTGACTTTGAGGACCCAGTTGTCCGGGTTGACCGCCGGGACGGACAGCGCGGTGTCGATCCGATAGAACTCGCGGTTTGGCGTGACCAGGGGCGTCATTCCCGCCACGCCGAGGTCCGCGGCGGCCGGAACCGGCGGCGCGGGTGACGCCGGGACGGGCAAGGCGATGCGTGCCCTGGCGTCGCTGACGGCGCTTGTCGCCCCGCGCCAGGCGCCGGCCAGCACGCCGAACACGGCAGACACCGCCGCGGTGCCGGCAAGGGCCTGGAGGAAGCTTCGCCGGGAGCCGCCGGACGCAGCCGTTCCAGGGCCGCCTGCGTCCCACTCCTGCAGCTTGCCGGCGAGGAAGCGCAGGAGGACCACCGCCACCACCGCAGCAACAACCGGCAACGCCAGGGCTACAGGGGTCATTTGGGCCCGTGTGAGGATGGCGGCGGCTCCGACGGCCCCGAAGATGCCCACCATGGCCGCACCCCTGAAGCGGCGGCGGAACTCCAGCACCCCTGCCACTGCGGCCAGGATGGCAATGACCAGCGCCATGCCCGCCAGGAGCGCAGCTTTGTCTGCCGTACCGAAGACGGAGACCGCCCAGTCCTTGACACCCGGCGGGACGGCGTCGATGACGGCACCGCCAACAGCCGTCAGTGGCGAGAGGGAAGGACTGAGAAACCCTGCGAGCAACTCCCCCACGGCCACGCCGCCGCCAACGGCAGCTACCCCTGCGGCGGCCGCCCACCTGCCCTTGGCGCGCGGGGCTGCCTCTTGCGGGACGGGACGTTCCTGCCGCTCCCCAAGGCGCGCGGCGTCGTCGTCCGCGGCCTTCTGGTTCCGGGAACTCTTCACACCTCCAGCATAGATTTGCCACCGCCCGCCGGCACCGGGCCGGACGACTTGTCTGGACCTTTAGTTGCGCCTGGGCCCGTCACGGGTGTGATGCGCGGCTCAACGTGGCGTAGCCTGAATTCATGAGTGTCCAGCTAGGCATGCCGCAGCCGCGGGAGGAAGCAGCATCGGCGCTGCCGGGCGTCCCCGCACCCCGCCCCGCGGACGCACCGGCCGGGCTGGTGGACCGGTATGGCCGCCGCGCCACGGACATGAGGCTGTCCCTGACGGACAAGTGCAACCTCCGCTGCACGTACTGCATGCCGGCGGAGGGCCTTGAATGGCTCGCCAAGCAGGCCGTCATGTCGGCCGCGGAAATCGTCCGGATCGTCCGCGTGGGCGTTGAACAGCTGGGTGTCCGGGAACTGCGGCTGACGGGCGGCGAGCCCCTTGTCCGGCACGACCTCGTTGAGATCATCTCGGCGCTGCGGACCAACCATCCGGACCTGCCGATCTCGATGACCACCAACGGCGTAGGCCTCGCCAAGAAGGCGGCGGCGCTCAAGGCAGCCGGGCTGACCCGCATCAACGTCTCGCTGGATTCCCTGCACGAGGAAACCTTCGCCAAACTGACCCGGCGGCCGTTCCTGGGCCAGGTCCTGGCCGGAGTGGACGCCGCCTGGGACGCAGGCCTGGGCCCGGTGAAACTGAACGCTGTCCTCATGCGCGGCATCAACGATCTGGAGTCGCCGCAGCTGCTGGCCTGGGCCCTGGAGCGGGGGTACGAACTGCGGTTTATCGAGCAGATGCCGCTCGACGCCGACCATGGCTGGACCCGCCGCAACATGATTACCGCAGCCGAGATCCGCCAGCTGCTCTCCAGGGATTTTGTCCTCAGTCCGGATTCACGGTCCCGTGACGGTGCCCCGGCCGAGCGCTTTGACGTACGACGACGGGCGGCCGGTTCGCTGGAGGCGGACGGTCCGGTACTGGGAACAGTGGGGATCATCGCCTCCGTCACGGAGCCGTTCTGCGCGGATTGCAGGCGCACCCGGATCACTGCTGAGGGCAAAATCATGAGCTGCCTGTTCTCGCGCGAGGAGTTCGATTTGCTCGGGTTGCTGCGTTCGGGCGCGACTGACGATGAACTGGCGCAGCGGTGGCAGGATGCCATGTGGCTCAAGCCAAAGGCCCACGGCATGGACCACGTGGGACTGGACGCTCCGGACTTCGTCCAGCCGGACCGCAGCATGAGCGCCATCGGGGGCTGACAGAATGCTTGTACGTTACTTCGCTGCCGCACGCGCTGCGTCCGGGTTTGAGGAAGAGAAGTTTGACCTGCCCGCAGGCTCCACCATTGCGGACCTGCTGGAGGCGGTGCTGGCGGTGCCCCGTGCCGAACCCCCTGCAGGGACCCCGCCGCTTCCGCGGCTCCTGTCCCGCAGCAGCTTCCTGCTCAACGAGGTGGCCGTGCGGGACCATGCCACCGTTCTCGGCCCCGATGACGTGATTGACGTGCTGCCGCCGTTCGCCGGCGGGTAGGGCCGGGCCTCCACTTTCGGCCGGCAGCGGCCAGCCCTTACGTTGCCGCCAAGCCAGCGGCCCTTGGTGCCTTTGTTGCTGCGCTGGATGCCCGGCTACCTAAAATGTCAGTGCCTGGTTGGATGATGTTTTTATGGGAATTGGTACGGATTTGGCGGTGGTGATGGAGGGTGTTCGCGCCTCTGTTGCTGCGCTGGATGTGCTGGTTCGGGAGGATGCTGCCCTTGAGGGTGCGGCGCTGGAGGGTGCCGCGCTTCACCCTGCCGGGGCTGGTACTGGGGCTGGTGCTGGGCCCGGCGCTGGTGCTGGTGTTGGTGTTGGTTTTGAAGCCGGTACTGGTGTTGATGTGTTGGCGCGGCGGTATGAGCTGTGCCTGGAACGCTTGGATGTTGTGGCCCGGTTGGAGGCGCAGCTCGCGGCGGTGAAGGCACAGGACGCCGTGGAGTGCGTCGGGTTGCAGCAGGCCATAACCCCTCCCGAGGCCCCGGTGGGCGAGCGCACTTATGCGGAGATGTCGGCGGTGGAGGAGATCGCCGGGGTCCTGACCATCAGTTCCGGGGCCGCGGGGGCCTTGGTGGGGCAGGCACGGCGGGTGTGTTCGCTGCCGCCGCTGATGGACTCTCTGGCCGCAGGTGCAGTGTCTTGGCAGCACGCGAAGGTCATTATTGATGAGACTGAGGGCCTTACCCCCGCGGGTGCTGCCGGGTTGGTGGCGCACTTCTTCGACCCCGAAGCGCCCAACCCCGCCAGAGGCGCCGCGCCCGGTGAACTCGTGCCCTCCCGGTTCCGGGCCAAGGTCCGCGCCTGGCGGGAACGCCGCCACCCCGAAACCCTGGAGAAACGCCACGCCAAGGGGGTGGCGGACCGGCGGATGGACTACACCCCGGACCGCGACGGCATGGGCTGGATCTCGCTCCACCTGCCCGGGGACACCGCGTGCGCCATCTGGAACCGCAGCACCGCCACCGCCCGCGGCCTCCAAGGCCCCACGGAAGAGCGGACCCTCACCCAGCTCCGCGCCGACGTCGCCGCATCCCTCCTCCTCGGCGCCGGGATCAGCACTGCGGCTGCTGCGAGCACCAACCACACCGACCACCCCAACCCGGCCCTCGGGTCCGGCACCACCTCCACCGGTGGCACCGAACACGCCAGCGCAGCTGCAACTGGGGCCGGCCGCGACACGGATCCGGTGCATGCCACCGGTATGGCCAGCACCGAAGGTACTGGGACCGAGGGTGCCGGGACCGCTGGGGGCATTGGCAAGGTTCCCGTTCCTCGGGCGGATGTCCTGGTCATGGTGCCGGTGTTTTCGCTGCTTGGCCTCACCGATGAACCCGCCGTGCTGGACGGGTTTGGGCCGATCCCGGCGTCAATGGCACGCAGGCTGGTCGCGGACGGGGCGGAATCGTTCTACCGGGTCCTGGTCGACCCGAGGGACGGGGCGCCCATGGAAATCGGCCGGACCCGTTACCGGCTGCCGGAGACCATCAAGAAATGGATCCGGATGCGCGACTGTAAATGCACCTTCCCCGGCTGCAACAACCGCACCGCGGACAACGACACCGACCACCTCACCGCCTGGGAAAACGGCGGCCAAACGGATGTCCGGAACCTGGGCCAGCTCTGCCCCAAGCACCACCGGCTCAAACACGCCCGCCCCTGGATACCAACCCCCGCAACAACCAACCAGCCACCCGGCTGGACCTCACCCACCGGCCGCCACTACAAACCCGAACACCCAGACCCCGAACCAACCCACTGGCCACCAACAACCCTGCCGGTGAAAGTTGACGCGCAGCGTGCTGAGATGGGCGCCCCGCCGAGCCCCACAACTTCACCGGAGGTGACGGCCACGCCGAACACTTCAGCACTGCCGGACCCGGAATGGCAGCTGGAGGAACTGCAGTTCCAGCAACTCATCGCCGGGATGCCCGCATGGCCGGACCCGCCACCCGAGGAACCACAAGGCAACCACCTCCTGGATCCGGATGAGCTCCCGGTGACGGATCCCCTGTGGGACGACTTCCGCGCTGCACCGTTCCTCGCGCCGCTGGACGCAGCGAAGGACTGGGACCTCCTTCCGTCATAGGCGATTTAGAGGGAGGTGGACAATCCTGGCCCTTCTTCTCAAGCAGGCGTTTGCAAGTCGTCGGGCCCGAGGGGCTATGCCCTAAATCCCGTTCCCAAGAGCCATGGCCAGGAGTGAAGGACGGCTGTGGACTCCACAGGTCTGGAAGACGTGCTTGAACTGATCCTGAACGGTGTACTGACTCACTCCCTGGGCCTCAGCCATGGTTCCCGTATCCGCCCCCGTTGAAGCCAAACGCAACAGCTCACCTTGCCGGGGTGTCAGGCCAAAGGCCCGGGCGAACATATCCAGCCGGGACGAAGCGGAACAGCCCTGGATCGTCACCGCCAGCGGCGGACCTGCCGAATCAGGCGCTCCTGACGCCATTCGGGTGGCCCGCAGGGTGGCCCAACGCCCCGCACCAATGTTCACCCTGCCCTCCGCTTCGTGGCTATCCACGCCCGCCTCCCTGGCAAGAAGCTGGGCTGCAACATTCAACACCTCAGCAGGAACGTGATGGTGCGGGGACGGTCCTGGCTGCAACAACCGCAGCCAGTCGTCGACCGACGCAGTCTGTCCTGCTATGCGCAGGTCGTCGTCCAACGTCAGGACTGCCTGCGCCGGCAACGGATGCTCGCCGTTACGGACGGAGCCGTTGCCGAAAGAAGCAGTCCCTGGCGCCGCGTTCGCCCGGAACTCCCCGGCCACGGCCCTCCGCAGGCCTGCAGCTACTACTTCTGCAAGCGCAGCCAGATAGGAAGCCTCCTGGTCGCTGAATGCGCGGGAGTCACCCGTCCGCCACAGATCGAGCCAAGCCCAGCACCCGTACTTGTCGGAAAAGACCGTGGAAAGTACGTCCCGAACGCCATAGCGTTGCATCACACCGTTCCACACCGGGCTGCGGGCCAACTCCCCTTCTGTTGCCTGCAGCAGGGTTACGGCCGGAGAAGGCGCGCCCATCAGCACCGTCCATCGCGCAGGCCTGGAGAGGTACTTGAGGCGGACGAGCCGCGGCAGCTCCTGCGGGCAGGGAATCCTGGCCTGCGGGGCCATTGCCACCGTAGAACGGGGATCACAGAGAGGCCAAACATAAGCATCAAAGGGCACCGTCCGGGCCACCTCTGCCAGCACCGCCCTGCGGAGGGCCTGGTGGTCCAGTCGGGAGTCGACAACAAGATGCCGAATACGCTCTTGGCTCCGACTCTCAGCCCGGCCCCTGGTCATGTCCCCAGTATGCTCCCGTCTGCTTCGCAGCCGGCACACCGTTGCCCACCCAGATTTCTGGGATACCGCCTGCCCACCGGACCATCTAGCTTTGGCAACATATCCAGCCACCACACGCAGCCGCGAGTGGCGGGGAGAGTAAGGAGAGACAGGAATGTACACCCTGCAAATCGAACACAGCATTACCGATTTCAGCACTTGGAGGTCGGCCTTTGACCGCGACCCGGTAGACAGAATCGCGTCCGGGGTACTGGCGCACAGAATAGGCCGCCCGGTCGGCGACCCCCACTACATCGTGGTTGAGTTGGACTTTGCCGATTTGGACAAGGCGGAGCAATTGCTGGCCAACCTGCGGGAACATGTCTGGCAGTCCCCCGCCAACGCCCCGGCTCTTGCCGGAGCACCAACGACCCGCATCATCGAAGCGACGTCCTGAACGCTCAATCAGTCGCGGCGAAAGACCGAGCGCATGAACGGCTTGTAGGCAGAACCTCTTCCGTCCGTTCTTGCTTCCGGCGCGTCGCCGGCGTCGTCTTTGGCCAGGGATTTGAGTTCTGTGACGTGAGTCAGGACGTCGCCGTCCACGCGGATGGAGTGGCGTGTCCAGCCTCCGGCGCCGCGGCGTTCAACACGGAGGACGGGATCGTGCCAGGTACAGCGTGCCGCGGTACCCGGCGGAACCCCGGAACTGTCGATGTAGTACCAGAGCACGTCGTTATGGACGGGGTCGACGGTGAAGATGCCGTGGCCTTCGAAATGGCTGCCGTCGGGTTCGACGTGCCGGTAGCTCTGGACCACCCCCTGGCCCCCGGCCACTTGGCTGTACGTCACTTCGGCATCCAAGCTGCGCTCCGGGCCCCAGGGACCGGCAGCCACAAGCGTGCTGCCGCGCCAGTGGCCCAACAGCGCGGACAACGCCGCATGTCCGCGTTGGAGTCCCGGACCCTGCACCATCGCGCCGCCTCCTGCCCAACGACAAGCTGCTCATGGCCACCTGCCATTGGCATCCTGTAACTCAGGATGGACCTTGCCGCACCATGACGCCAGTGCCGCTTCCCAGCCAGCTGCTTACAGCCCGAACGTCTCGTCTTCGTCGAACGGGCCCACAACGGTGACGGTGCGCGGCGCTGCGGCGAGTTCGGCGGCCAATTCCTGGACCTGCACTGCGGTGACGGCTTTGATTTGGCGCAGGGTTTCGTCGATGTCCTGGTATTCGCCGGAGACCAGTTCGGCACGGCCCAACCGGGACATCCGGGACCC
It encodes the following:
- a CDS encoding MogA/MoaB family molybdenum cofactor biosynthesis protein; translated protein: MTTANTLGAPEPHRHGDVQGRKAGVVIASTRAAAGIYDDEAGPVITDWLTEHGFDVFPAMVVPDGEPVGAAIRALLTQHPAVVITSGGTGLSPDDRTPDVTLPLLDREIPGIMEAIRRAGAAKTPLAALSRGHAGAAGETFIVNLPGSPKGVMDGLTVLDPVIGHLCDQLEGGHGH
- the moaC gene encoding cyclic pyranopterin monophosphate synthase MoaC gives rise to the protein MDAVNAEQTPALTHLRQDGSAQMVDVSAKAETTREATATATVRTTTGVMELLGTGGLPKGDALAVARVAGIMAAKKTPDLIPLCHPLPLSKVTVDFDLGPDAVTISSTVKTRGVTGVEMEALTAASVAALSVYDMIKAVDKHAVLTDIKVLAKSGGKSGDWAL
- the glp gene encoding gephyrin-like molybdotransferase Glp; translated protein: MTSHPPHGHPPDIHARHGREPARSVADHAAAVAALLQGLRTAGRTEMLPLGQALGRGLAADVAAPVSLPPFANSQMDGYAVRSSDIPGDGADLGVVTPVPAGSTPPALEPGTAAPIMTGAVIPAGADAVVPIERAVPDHFLEPGQGGTVTLPATGPGTYVRYAGSDIAAGERALAAGTCLGPAQLGLLAALGMAEVPVYQAPTVLLVTTGDEVVEPGRPLPPGKIYDSNGTLLEAAMKQAGLTVRRAGISTDNPDELRTLLRAQGPGADLIVTTGGVSKGAYEVVRQAMAGQPVDFLHVAMQPGGPQGLGTFDDVPFLGFPGNPVSCLVSFEMFLRPALSGLLGAPAARLPLRARLAHALTSPGPKHQVRRGSLQPGGTVRLEGGESSHLMHALAGSNVLVHVPAGVTELAAGDEVEVWML
- a CDS encoding molybdopterin-dependent oxidoreductase, producing MAVGELLAGFLSPSLSPLTAVGGAVIDAVPPGVKDWAVSVFGTADKAALLAGMALVIAILAAVAGVLEFRRRFRGAAMVGIFGAVGAAAILTRAQMTPVALALPVVAAVVAVVLLRFLAGKLQEWDAGGPGTAASGGSRRSFLQALAGTAAVSAVFGVLAGAWRGATSAVSDARARIALPVPASPAPPVPAAADLGVAGMTPLVTPNREFYRIDTALSVPAVNPDNWVLKVTGMVDREVQLSYADLLAKPLTERHITIACVSNGVGGDLIGNARWLGWPVRELLAQAGPHPGADMVLSRSSDGWTAGTPLEVLTDTRDALLAVGMNGEPLPLEHGFPVRMIVPGLYGYVSATKWVTELKVTTFAQDAGYWTPRGWSARGPIKTSSRIDVPRSGHPVSAGSVVFAGVAWAQHTGIQKVELRFNRGPWREADLATGLSADTWYQWKLAADLTPGQYEVQVRATDLTGRPQEETERPPAPDGATGFHTVRVDVKS
- the moaA gene encoding GTP 3',8-cyclase MoaA — its product is MSVQLGMPQPREEAASALPGVPAPRPADAPAGLVDRYGRRATDMRLSLTDKCNLRCTYCMPAEGLEWLAKQAVMSAAEIVRIVRVGVEQLGVRELRLTGGEPLVRHDLVEIISALRTNHPDLPISMTTNGVGLAKKAAALKAAGLTRINVSLDSLHEETFAKLTRRPFLGQVLAGVDAAWDAGLGPVKLNAVLMRGINDLESPQLLAWALERGYELRFIEQMPLDADHGWTRRNMITAAEIRQLLSRDFVLSPDSRSRDGAPAERFDVRRRAAGSLEADGPVLGTVGIIASVTEPFCADCRRTRITAEGKIMSCLFSREEFDLLGLLRSGATDDELAQRWQDAMWLKPKAHGMDHVGLDAPDFVQPDRSMSAIGG
- a CDS encoding MoaD/ThiS family protein — translated: MLVRYFAAARAASGFEEEKFDLPAGSTIADLLEAVLAVPRAEPPAGTPPLPRLLSRSSFLLNEVAVRDHATVLGPDDVIDVLPPFAGG
- a CDS encoding DUF222 domain-containing protein, whose protein sequence is MGIGTDLAVVMEGVRASVAALDVLVREDAALEGAALEGAALHPAGAGTGAGAGPGAGAGVGVGFEAGTGVDVLARRYELCLERLDVVARLEAQLAAVKAQDAVECVGLQQAITPPEAPVGERTYAEMSAVEEIAGVLTISSGAAGALVGQARRVCSLPPLMDSLAAGAVSWQHAKVIIDETEGLTPAGAAGLVAHFFDPEAPNPARGAAPGELVPSRFRAKVRAWRERRHPETLEKRHAKGVADRRMDYTPDRDGMGWISLHLPGDTACAIWNRSTATARGLQGPTEERTLTQLRADVAASLLLGAGISTAAAASTNHTDHPNPALGSGTTSTGGTEHASAAATGAGRDTDPVHATGMASTEGTGTEGAGTAGGIGKVPVPRADVLVMVPVFSLLGLTDEPAVLDGFGPIPASMARRLVADGAESFYRVLVDPRDGAPMEIGRTRYRLPETIKKWIRMRDCKCTFPGCNNRTADNDTDHLTAWENGGQTDVRNLGQLCPKHHRLKHARPWIPTPATTNQPPGWTSPTGRHYKPEHPDPEPTHWPPTTLPVKVDAQRAEMGAPPSPTTSPEVTATPNTSALPDPEWQLEELQFQQLIAGMPAWPDPPPEEPQGNHLLDPDELPVTDPLWDDFRAAPFLAPLDAAKDWDLLPS
- a CDS encoding LuxR family transcriptional regulator, translated to MGAPSPAVTLLQATEGELARSPVWNGVMQRYGVRDVLSTVFSDKYGCWAWLDLWRTGDSRAFSDQEASYLAALAEVVAAGLRRAVAGEFRANAAPGTASFGNGSVRNGEHPLPAQAVLTLDDDLRIAGQTASVDDWLRLLQPGPSPHHHVPAEVLNVAAQLLAREAGVDSHEAEGRVNIGAGRWATLRATRMASGAPDSAGPPLAVTIQGCSASSRLDMFARAFGLTPRQGELLRLASTGADTGTMAEAQGVSQYTVQDQFKHVFQTCGVHSRPSLLAMALGNGI
- a CDS encoding DUF1579 family protein; translated protein: MVQGPGLQRGHAALSALLGHWRGSTLVAAGPWGPERSLDAEVTYSQVAGGQGVVQSYRHVEPDGSHFEGHGIFTVDPVHNDVLWYYIDSSGVPPGTAARCTWHDPVLRVERRGAGGWTRHSIRVDGDVLTHVTELKSLAKDDAGDAPEARTDGRGSAYKPFMRSVFRRD